GGTCTGGTACGCGGTGCGAATGTCGTTGTTGAGGACTGTCAGGAGGCGGTCGAACTCCTGCACTTTAATCAGGCTGCTCGAGGTGACGCGCTGCATCTTCTGGTAGGCCTTATAGAGGACGACGTGGAGGCCCTTTGCCTGGGAGGACGGGTCCGTGGCATTCTGCATCGCGGCGCGGCGCTCGTAGAACTCGATGGCGCGGTTGGAGAGGATCTCGAGGTGGAGGATGCGGCGGCAGACGGCGGAGAGGAAGCCGCGGGTGGAGGAGCACAGGAGGAGGTGGAGGGAGACGTCAGAGCGGGACTGCAGGTAGGCGCTCATCTCGGAGAAGCGCTGCGGGGTGAGGAGGGCGAGGAACTGAGGGTCGTCGAGGAGGGCGAAGAGCGAGTCGGTGAGCCAGGCAAGTAGGTCGAGGGACCACTTTGCGCAGCCCGCGAGGGCGTCGACGACCTCGTGCTCGTCGAGCGGGCTGAGCTTCTCGCGGATGTTGACGGGAGTATTGCTCGCGATCGTGATGAGGATGACGACGTTGCGTGCGTTGAGGGCCAGCATGGCGAACTTGCCGCCAAAGGTCCGGGGCTGGAACATACCCTTGTATCCGAGGTGGTTGAGGATGCTCAGGCACATTTGTAGCGAACTGTTCCGTACAAGACTGTCGTGGTGGGTGTCTTCTGAGTAGTCTACCGGGACCTTTAGCATCCGTACGATCTCATTGATCCAGTCAAACGTGAAGCCTGAAAGTGTTAGTGAGGGATTCGGAACGGCGACGGGAAACAACGCACGCTTCTTATTCGCAAAGGGTCGAGCGACGGCCAGTATGTCGTCGTAGTTGATGTTATTGAACGTCGCCGTCGACGCCGCCACAGTCAGAGCTGCCAAGGTGGCCGCATACGGTGCTACATCTATGTTAGTCAAGGGCAAGAGGACACATAGGGGTTGTTTTGCAAAGTACCATCTTGGTTAGAGTTTCCTATGTCTCCCAGAGGATGGTGAAGTCTACTCCACTTGACCTTGCCGTCGTCTTGAACCTTGACTACAGAACAATTGGTCGGAGAGAAGGCCATTTGTAAGCCTAGAGTATCTTGTTAGCTCCATCAAGCAGTTTAGTTGCATTACTTGGACTCACATGGTGAATCATCCTGCAAGGTGAACCCCACTTGACCCAATGTCATGACTCTGTCGAGATTCATCTCATTGTAGACTTCCTGTAGAGTATACCTATCGCGGTATTCCACCGAGCCATCACTGAAGGCCAAGCAGACGACGTTGCCGTACTGGATGGTATGAAGACCAATCACGGCCTTGTTGATGACTACGGGGTCGCACTTCTTGAGTCGACAAGTAGGCTTTGATGATATTAGACCAGAACTTGACTTCTCAAGGTCGAGTGACTTACAGCTGGAGCCGTTCCTGTACTATTCCTGCGACTTCCAAGCTGCTCAAAGGCAGGATGAAGACTTTGAGGCTGATCGCTAGGAACCTCCCACTTGTCGATGATACTTTGCGTTTCCTGATATGGGGTATTGGGTGTTGGCACGTAAGTACGAACTGCGAGGATGACGAGAGGAGCTCCCTGGCCATTGGGGTCCATGACCGACGGTAAAATCTCCAAGTGTGTCAGTTGCGTCGCGGCTGAGTCTACCGGTGTCGTGGATGGACCGCTGGGTAGCCAGGTAGAGATGGCGACGTGCTTCTCGTGCAAGGTAGGGTTAAGAGCTTGGCTGCCTGGCGGTGGCTTGGTATCGGATTGAGATTGCGGCAGTCCCCAATGAATGCCAACTTTCACTACTCGTATTTGCTTGTTGGTGGTGGCCAGGGCAATCCACAGGTAGCCTACTCTCTGTCAGTCACATGTGAACATATGTGCGGGTTTCGCTACTTGCCCTTGTCGCTGTGAAGTGCTGCATGTGTGATCAAGTCGTCGGATGAGTTGACACTCTCGAGCTCAAGTGAGGTTTCTTCGATCTTATTGTTGTTCTGAGCCCAAAACATCTTCAGATGCCCGTTTGTCGTCACACACAACAGAGCACTCTTGGATGGATTCGGGTGCCACGGGCCCCCGGCACGTACGAAGGAGCTTTCGTACCTATATTGGTTGCCATCTTTGACAGCCGGTCCGTGGCTCACCCAGTACTGACCGATCAGCTAGGTAGAAGGGTCTCGGGAGGGCTTGATGCTCACCTGTTTGCTTTGAGGAGCAAGTGGTAGCCAGTAGCTTCCGACAATGGCATGGAGGTCGTCGGAAGGGTCATGATCCCATTTCCGTGTTGCGAAGGGCCGGTTCAGAGTGATGGAATAGGTCAGAATGGCAACTCGGCCAGTCGCGTCGATGACGGCTAGTTCAGGGCTTGCTGTTGAGGCCCAGGCGAGGTGTATTATGGGGCTTGAAGGATTGATGCTGATGAGATCAACTTTTGTAGGCTCACTGAGACCCCAGTCGCCATTGTCAGGATGAGAACGCAGGAACCTGGCTTCCAGTGTCTTTCCGTCTGGTGAAACTGAGGCTATTGCGCCGGATCTGGACCATGCGACTCCCCTACAAGAATTGTGAGATCTGGGATACATTGTGCATGGTTGTGGGATGTTTCTCACTGGCAACAGCCGCGGGTGCGCAGCTCATCGATCCTTTGGCGCAGTTGTTTCGTTGGAGGGCGGGCCGTATGAAGAGACAGGCCGCCAACGCCGTCGCCAAAGAGGTCGTCGACGTCGAGCTGGTCGACCTGCATGGCCCCATTCATGCCGTTTTCGAGCATGAGCGGCATCTTTTCTTCGGTCATGTGTGCGTGCGTGCGTGTTGGTGCCGAAATATCGGGCTGGCGCGCAAACAACACTCAGGGTGTCAGCCACGGAGACAGGACGCGGCTGGAGTGGTGTCTTAAGGTGAGAGATCAAGAGGCCGGCAGAAGCTCATTTTAAGAGCCAGAAGAAGCAAAAGTTGCCGTTACACACAGTAGGATACGTGACCCCCTCAATGAGATTAACAAAACTACGAATTGCTGTTGTACTGCCTTGATGACTTTGGGGCTTGACAAATGGTACTCCCAGATGTGGCTGATTGGAGATTGGAGCAAAATGCATGTATCCGTCCTCCGTAAGTCGATAGTCATCGTTAGGTGGATCGCGGCTCTTGAGAGGCGGACTGGGGCCAATGGAGTGCAGAGACAAAGTCCGCCAGGCCACACCTTGCCTCAGCCTCAAGTTCACCTCACGCACGCACACGCGAGAAGAGGTAAGGAGGAGTGGGGAAACTTCACATGAAGCTAGTCCAAGTTAGGCCTATCCAGATATCCATCAATAAGGCAGGAACCTTGGGAGTAGGAAACGGTGCTTGTGGCTAATGGATGTGGCTGGTGCTTCGACACCAACTCCAGCATCTTCGAACTGCAGGTCGCACCCCATTATCAAACGCTGTGGGGAAGTTGGAGCCCGTGACGTCCATCCAATGATCCCTGCAGGGTGAGAAGGGCCGGGCCCCTCTTCGATCGTGACAGGGGTGGCTGCCAAAGGACGGACAGACGTGGACAGGCGCACAGGGCAGAGACGAGGTCAGTGTTCCCGGGCAACGGGCGTCCACCCCGTCCGGCTCGCCCGCCCTGTGGGTGCAGATGCACTGGCTGGTGTCGTGCTCTTGTCGCTTTTTTGGCCCCCGCGACTCGGCCGCGTTTCAGCCGACCGCCTTGCACGTCGGTGGCCGCGACAGGATGAAAACACAACAGCATTGTCCATTCGAGTACTTCGTACGTCAGGCACATACGAAGTAAGTAATTTTCATTTAAGGCGCCAATCGGCGATGGATGTTTGCTTCCATTTAAACTCACCGGGCCTGTCGTCAAGATTGGATTTGTGTTCGTTTGCCTGGGTCTCGGACATCTGCAAAATGACGTCGGTTTCGCCAACTCTCTTCGCGAGGCGAAATGAGAGTTATTACCGACCACTTACCCATTATTCGTGGAGGTGAAGATTCTCGCTGTAGCAAAAGACGCTGCTGCGGAGTATTTCCATCACTGTCGGGCGCGGATACATTCCGGCTACGTGTAGCCCATGAGTCGAATGAGGTATCTTGGGGTGCATCTGTGTAGGCAGGGCAGGCACGACgagcaaggtaccttacctacttAGGGTGCTGCAGCTCACCGCTGCTGGATCGACAGGCAACTTGTGCCCGTAAACCACGGACAACCGCCGTAAGCTTGATACAATCAATCTTTGGTGATAAACGATAAAACAATGAGAGCGAGAAGCGTGCTGGTTTACAACTTGAACAAGGCTTTGTGGCGCTTCAGACTGAATTTAGTAGTGGCTAGGTGGACATTGCCTTGCCCGAAGATGCATCTccaaaagaagccctttctGTGGTATAAGGCAACAAAGTAAAATACAACAGCCGAGTCATTTTTTTCTCAAAAAGGAAGAACAAACAGCGGGGTTGGCCGGCGTCATCCTCGTCATGCCCCAAAGACAAGAGAAAGAAACGGGCGAGCAGACTGGCAGGGGAGCAAAGCCCTTCCTTTGGAACTGTCTCCATCTATTACCATTCCCTCGACTTTGCCGGATTATACTGCGGATAGTGATGCCAGTGTCCAGGCAAAATTCCAGAAGCGCCCTTGGGTGCGATGAAATAAGCAGGCATGACGAACATGCGATCAAAAGGAGTACAaatgaaaaaaaaaaatgtaTCAATCGTGCTTCTTGTCAGATTTTGACCACCCACATGATAAAGTGAGCCGAAGAAGAGGGGAACGAACGACAACAACGAGAGGGGGTGGAGGAGGCCGGAGGGAGGCCGGAGTGCACGGGTCATGTCCATGTACCTCGAGGGCACATGAATGCGGAAAAGTACATCATGTGGAGTAAAGTGTTAGGAGCAACAACTCTTCGGGATCAGGAGCGAGCAGGAGCAGACGG
The Colletotrichum lupini chromosome 6, complete sequence DNA segment above includes these coding regions:
- a CDS encoding RNA polymerase II Mediator complex subunit Sin4, whose protein sequence is MTEEKMPLMLENGMNGAMQVDQLDVDDLFGDGVGGLSLHTARPPTKQLRQRIDELRTRGCCQSGAIASVSPDGKTLEARFLRSHPDNGDWGLSEPTKVDLISINPSSPIIHLAWASTASPELAVIDATGRVAILTYSITLNRPFATRKWDHDPSDDLHAIVGSYWLPLAPQSKQRVGYLWIALATTNKQIRVVKVGIHWGLPQSQSDTKPPPGSQALNPTLHEKHVAISTWLPSGPSTTPVDSAATQLTHLEILPSVMDPNGQGAPLVILAVRTYVPTPNTPYQETQSIIDKWEVPSDQPQSLHPAFEQLGSRRNSTGTAPACDPVVINKAVIGLHTIQYGNVVCLAFSDGSVEYRDRYTLQEVYNEMNLDRVMTLGQVGFTLQDDSPCLQMAFSPTNCSVVKVQDDGKVKWSRLHHPLGDIGNSNQDAPYAATLAALTVAASTATFNNINYDDILAVARPFANKKRALFPVAVPNPSLTLSGFTFDWINEIVRMLKVPVDYSEDTHHDSLVRNSSLQMCLSILNHLGYKGMFQPRTFGGKFAMLALNARNVVILITIASNTPVNIREKLSPLDEHEVVDALAGCAKWSLDLLAWLTDSLFALLDDPQFLALLTPQRFSEMSAYLQSRSDVSLHLLLCSSTRGFLSAVCRRILHLEILSNRAIEFYERRAAMQNATDPSSQAKGLHVVLYKAYQKMQRVTSSSLIKVQEFDRLLTVLNNDIRTAYQTSLASLASKNPPGAGAAAQKAVDAQIKTAQMHCELNMLLASSPPPAFLGVLLKFFNTDLRAYRGLADPSKLFFADYDLLEVDDDRRTLAARKAKSRFIDVFKRVELVGPPPSSRGGGGGGSGAAGGSNSNSASGGKEAEEAKTAQWRRCVRCSAVMEDVFGSRPGFTFVLAQQRKCSCGGHWGLLPRGSLIG